Proteins co-encoded in one Pseudophryne corroboree isolate aPseCor3 chromosome 1, aPseCor3.hap2, whole genome shotgun sequence genomic window:
- the LOC134914273 gene encoding uncharacterized protein LOC134914273: MRKKDKGDVSQQPTVLPTSTSTPLPVLKTTTAFTQTYMTVNFNTNTEQPEVPPTQNPGSRLDLPSSNLTPLSHHPETSPVPQQPQSANSEISDASKETNSINDIFTEDEKLFNINERTISPEVENHKTIPSVTPEQTESQGTPHKETDAFLEGTLEDGDKDGSFGLAPWKIGVISAAVFLATEAIVLTIYCLICRKRRYSLPFSD; this comes from the exons GAGATGTATCCCAGCAGCCCACTGTATTACCTACGTCTACATCTACTCCTCTCCCTGTTCTGAAAACAACCACTGCTTTTACTCAGACTTATATGACTGTTAACTTTAATACTAACACAGAACAGCCTGAAGTTCCACCAACACAGAACCCAG GCTCCAGACTAGATCTGCCGAGTAGCAATTTAACTCCTCTTTCACATCACCCTGAGACTTCTCCTGTGCCTCAGCAGCCACAAAGTGCTAACTCAGAGatttctgatgccagtaaagagacTAATAGCATAAATGACATTTTTACTGAGGATGAAAAACTCTTCAACATCAATGAAAGAACCATATCTCCAGAAGTGGAAAATCACAAGACTATACCTTCAGTCACACCAGAGCAAACTGAGTCACAAGGCACACCTCATAAGGAAACAGATGCATTCTTAGAAGGAACGTTAGAGGATGGAG ATAAAGATGGAAGTTTTGGACTTGCACCGTGGAAAATTGGTGTCATCTCAGCAGCCGTGTTTCTGGCAACAGAGGCTATTGTCTTGACTATATATTGCTTAATATGTAGAAAAAGAAGGTATAGTTTGCCTTTCAGTGATTAA